A region from the Rosa rugosa chromosome 6, drRosRugo1.1, whole genome shotgun sequence genome encodes:
- the LOC133713552 gene encoding stemmadenine O-acetyltransferase-like, with protein sequence MVNIEVTVISRYTIKPSTASSSPHLLQPYKLSIFDQLTPNTYVPTIFFYRITVPSFNLPQTLIHLRNSLSETLTLYYPLSGRIKNNLYVHDFDAGVPYLEAQVNCPMLDFLKLRETEWLNHFVPVHPFLKEMDSELLPLIACQANIFDGGIAMGISLSHKLIDGVTANAFLKTWAAIFRGCRQEIIYPNLFQASLVFPPRDNLPKRYVALMERLWFEQKKDYVTRRFLFDAKAISALQVKAKSQLVPKPSRVEALTCFLWKHQMAASRALSSGTYPKLSIVAHAVNLRPRMNPQMLLDNTIGNIFLWAPVLLDILEETATKSSDHELCDLVNMLHESLIEFNNEYLETLKGKEGFGAICDLLDLMEEGTSIKPPPEIYAFTSWTRILNKLDFGWGKPFQIGVIGKVGPVFRNLTIFVQCDQEIEAWVTLEEKQMAMLEKDSQFLAFASPNP encoded by the exons ATGGTCAACATTGAGGTCACTGTTATTTCCAGATACACCATTAAACCATCAACTGCTTCCTCTTCGCCTCACCTTCTACAACCTTACAAGCTTTCCATCTTCGATCAGCTCACTCCCAACACTTATGTCCCAACGATTTTCTTCTACCGCATTACTGTCCCCAGCTTCAATCTCCCTCAAACCCTAATCCACTTGAGAAACTCCCTCTCCGAGACCCTCACTCTGTACTACCCATTGTCCGGAAGGATAAAAAATAACCTCTACGTACATGACTTCGACGCGGGTGTTCCCTACCTTGAAGCTCAAGTCAATTGTCCCATGCTCGATTTTCTTAAGCTTCGAGAAACCGAATGGCTAAACCACTTCGTACCAGTCCATCCATTTCTCAAGGAAATGGATTCTGAGCTACTGCCCCTCATCGCATGTCAAGCCAACATCTTCGATGGTGGAATAGCAATGGGCATTTCCCTTTCTCACAAGCTCATTGATGGGGTAACAGCCAATGCTTTTCTCAAGACTTGGGCTGCTATTTTTCGTGGCTGTCGCCAAGAAATCATATACCCTAATCTCTTCCAAGCCTCATTGGTTTTTCCACCACGAGATAACTTGCCTAAAAGGTATGTAGCTCTCATGGAGAGGTTGTGGTTCGAGCAGAAAAAGGATTACGTTACAAGGAGATTTCTGTTTGATGCTAAAGCCATATCCGCACTTCAAGTCAAAGCAAAGAGCCAGCTCGTGCCCAAACCATCACGTGTTGAGGCACTTACATGTTTTCTCTGGAAACATCAAATGGCTGCCTCTCGGGCATTGTCATCAG GTACTTATCCAAAACTCTCTATAGTAGCGCATGCAGTAAACTTGAGGCCACGAATGAACCCGCAAATGTTGTTGGATAATACCATTGGGAATATCTTTTTGTGGGCTCCGGTGTTATTAGATATCTTGGAAGAGACAGCAACAAAGAGTAGTGATCATGAACTGTGTGACTTGGTGAACATGCTTCATGAATCCCTCATCGAATTTAACAATGAGTACTTGGAGACTCTGAAGGGTAAAGAAGGATTTGGAGCCATTTGTGACTTACTAGATTTGATGGAGGAAGGGACTTCTATAAAACCACCACCAGAGATTTATGCATTCACGAGCTGGACTAGAATTCttaacaaactcgattttggaTGGGGAAAGCCATTTCAAATTGGAGTCATCGGAAAAGTTGGACCTGTATTTAGAAATCTAACGATATTCGTACAATGCGATCAAGAAATTGAAGCATGGGTGACTTTGGAGGAAAAACAAATGGCTATGCTAGAAAAAGATTCTCAATTTCTAGCATTTGCATCTCCAAATCCCTAA